In Limnohabitans sp. INBF002, one genomic interval encodes:
- a CDS encoding TRAP transporter small permease, whose translation MLNRFERVLVATNRWVLILLLLVMSCIVFANVVLRYTTGDSIVWAEEVARHMMIWVTFLGAGLVLRFGGHVAIDNFHHAVGEQGARVVRAIVALGLGAFFLVMMYFSILYVWATRFQTTAATDIPIAWIYAAMPVGFLLLFVHLLFIVRGYIGHGNYITSDEMDAESAASL comes from the coding sequence ATGTTGAACCGATTTGAGCGCGTGTTGGTGGCCACCAACCGGTGGGTGTTGATTCTGTTGTTGCTGGTCATGTCCTGCATCGTGTTTGCCAATGTGGTGTTGCGTTACACCACGGGTGATTCGATTGTGTGGGCCGAAGAAGTGGCGCGCCACATGATGATTTGGGTCACCTTTTTAGGGGCTGGTTTGGTGTTGCGTTTTGGTGGCCATGTGGCCATTGACAACTTTCATCACGCAGTGGGTGAGCAGGGCGCACGCGTGGTGCGCGCGATCGTGGCGCTGGGTCTGGGTGCTTTCTTTTTGGTGATGATGTACTTCTCCATTCTCTACGTCTGGGCGACGCGCTTTCAAACTACGGCGGCAACTGACATTCCGATTGCTTGGATTTATGCCGCCATGCCTGTTGGCTTTTTGTTGCTCTTTGTGCATTTGCTTTTCATCGTGCGCGGTTACATCGGCCACGGCAACTACATCACTTCAGACGAGATGGATGCTGAATCCGCAGCCTCACTATGA